From the Pseudomonadales bacterium genome, one window contains:
- the coxB gene encoding cytochrome c oxidase subunit II codes for MRSEYNAPGWRIRTIAATWGVTATILSVRVLANEPATATGPIKDPADGWDRLWHMVLVDISVIGIVFALIIAWFLLKYRAKKPGQTGTAIGLSVAAAVGWAVIPAFAFLADDFYVGAKGWTLWNKYRDVPADRLEVKLESGMYSWDYTYANGVHTQNELRVPAGKPVLLRMTSRDTIHSHFIPDFRVKEDSMPGRVTYLWFYPKEPGEHIVTCAEFCGVMHSYMSGKIIVLPPAEFDAWLEQQATRLASAATSDPIHGEQQ; via the coding sequence ATGCGATCTGAATACAACGCGCCCGGATGGCGTATCCGGACGATTGCCGCGACATGGGGGGTGACGGCCACCATTCTGAGCGTGCGGGTGCTAGCGAACGAACCTGCCACTGCCACCGGCCCGATCAAGGATCCGGCCGACGGCTGGGATCGGCTCTGGCACATGGTGCTCGTGGACATTTCGGTGATCGGCATCGTCTTCGCGCTGATCATTGCCTGGTTCCTCCTCAAGTACCGCGCGAAGAAGCCGGGTCAGACCGGCACGGCCATCGGCTTGAGCGTAGCCGCCGCGGTCGGCTGGGCAGTCATCCCTGCGTTCGCCTTCCTCGCCGACGATTTCTACGTGGGCGCCAAGGGCTGGACGCTGTGGAACAAGTATCGCGACGTGCCCGCAGACCGCCTGGAGGTGAAGCTCGAATCCGGGATGTACAGTTGGGATTACACCTACGCCAACGGCGTGCACACGCAGAACGAGCTGCGCGTCCCGGCGGGCAAGCCGGTGCTCCTGCGCATGACCAGCCGAGACACCATACACAGCCACTTCATCCCGGACTTCCGCGTCAAGGAAGACTCCATGCCCGGCCGGGTGACCTATCTCTGGTTCTATCCGAAGGAACCCGGTGAGCACATCGTCACCTGCGCGGAATTCTGCGGCGTCATGCATTCGTACATGTCGGGGAAGATCATCGTCCTGCCACCGGCCGAGTTCGACGCCTGGCTCGAGCAGCAAGCCACCAGGCTGGCATCTGCTGCCACCTCGGATCCAATTCACGGAGAGCAACAGTGA
- a CDS encoding heme-copper oxidase subunit III produces the protein MSKVAGAVHGDTDPHAEHWEWSVWPFAVSMGILALVFAFGFWFVYHLPLAATIALGVGVVLVIASVAGWTSEAMGHGEGLSYGAMGWFILAEAMIFVSFFVSYWFMRLHAPDWPPENTPVISKGLPLVMTAALVSSSFTIHYAESLLHKGDKAGFRTWLILTIVLGASFLGMSGYEWNHLMHEGFNISTNVFGTAFFSITGFHGGHVIVGLSIFLAGLPSALAGNPSIGFWRTAGLYWHFVDIIWFFVVTQVYFW, from the coding sequence ATGTCGAAAGTTGCGGGCGCGGTGCACGGCGACACGGATCCACACGCAGAGCACTGGGAGTGGAGCGTTTGGCCCTTTGCGGTGAGCATGGGCATTCTCGCGTTGGTGTTCGCCTTCGGTTTCTGGTTCGTCTACCACCTGCCGTTGGCGGCAACCATCGCGCTCGGTGTGGGCGTGGTGCTCGTGATCGCCTCGGTGGCTGGCTGGACCAGCGAGGCAATGGGGCACGGTGAAGGCCTTTCCTACGGCGCGATGGGATGGTTCATCCTCGCGGAGGCGATGATCTTCGTCTCGTTCTTCGTGTCGTACTGGTTCATGCGGCTGCACGCACCTGACTGGCCACCGGAAAACACGCCCGTCATTTCCAAGGGCCTGCCGCTGGTGATGACGGCGGCGCTCGTGTCGTCTTCCTTCACGATCCACTACGCGGAGAGTCTGCTGCACAAGGGCGACAAGGCCGGGTTCCGCACCTGGCTGATCCTGACGATCGTGCTCGGCGCAAGCTTCCTGGGCATGTCCGGTTATGAGTGGAACCATCTCATGCACGAGGGGTTCAACATCTCCACCAACGTATTCGGTACGGCTTTCTTCTCGATCACCGGCTTCCACGGTGGCCACGTGATCGTGGGCCTGTCGATCTTCCTGGCCGGGCTGCCGTCGGCGCTGGCAGGGAATCCTTCAATCGGCTTCTGGCGTACGGCCGGGCTGTACTGGCACTTCGTCGACATCATCTGGTTCTTCGTCGTCACCCAGGTCTATTTCTGGTAG
- the hemE gene encoding uroporphyrinogen decarboxylase: MAELRNDRLLRVLRRQPVDRTPVWIMRQAGRYLPEYRATRAHAGGIVELFRSPELACEVTLQPLERFDLDAAILFSDILTVPDALGLGLYFEAGEGPRFHRPVRSAADIAALPELDAERDVGYVIDAVRTISRALDGRVPLIGFSGSPWTLATYMVEGGSTRDFARIKTLAFTDPQSMHRLLALLARAVIAYLDAQIRAGAQVVQLFDTWGGVLGHAAYREFSLQYMTQIIAGLRAGAGRDVPVILFTKGGGGWIEDIVASGCDCVGLDWTADLGAARRQTGGRVALQGNMDPAILRAPPERIRAEVAALLDSYGPGSGHVFNLGHGVTPEIDPEHVRVLVEAVRELSPAYHR, encoded by the coding sequence ATGGCAGAACTCAGGAACGATCGGCTGCTGCGCGTGCTGCGCCGCCAGCCAGTGGACCGCACGCCGGTCTGGATCATGCGCCAGGCGGGCCGCTACCTGCCGGAGTACCGCGCGACACGGGCGCACGCCGGGGGCATCGTCGAATTGTTCCGCAGTCCGGAGCTTGCGTGCGAGGTGACGCTGCAGCCACTCGAGCGCTTCGACCTCGATGCGGCGATCCTGTTTTCCGATATTCTCACCGTGCCCGACGCACTCGGCCTCGGGCTGTATTTCGAGGCGGGTGAAGGGCCGCGTTTCCATCGCCCGGTACGCAGTGCCGCCGACATTGCCGCACTGCCCGAACTCGATGCGGAGCGCGACGTCGGCTACGTGATCGACGCGGTGCGTACGATTTCGCGCGCACTCGACGGGCGCGTTCCGCTGATCGGCTTCTCGGGCAGCCCGTGGACGCTCGCGACCTATATGGTGGAAGGCGGTTCGACGCGCGATTTCGCGCGCATCAAGACGCTGGCTTTCACCGATCCGCAGTCCATGCACCGGTTGCTGGCGTTGCTGGCGCGCGCGGTCATCGCCTATCTCGATGCGCAGATCCGTGCCGGCGCGCAGGTCGTGCAACTGTTCGATACTTGGGGAGGCGTGCTCGGGCACGCGGCGTACCGCGAATTTTCACTGCAGTACATGACGCAGATCATCGCGGGCCTGCGTGCCGGAGCCGGCCGTGATGTACCGGTGATCCTGTTCACGAAGGGCGGCGGTGGCTGGATCGAGGACATCGTCGCCAGCGGTTGTGATTGCGTCGGTCTCGACTGGACCGCCGACCTTGGTGCCGCGCGCCGTCAGACCGGTGGTCGCGTTGCGCTGCAGGGCAACATGGACCCGGCGATCCTGCGCGCTCCGCCCGAGCGCATCCGTGCGGAAGTGGCTGCGCTGCTCGACTCCTACGGCCCGGGCAGCGGCCATGTGTTCAATCTCGGTCACGGCGTGACGCCGGAAATCGACCCCGAGCACGTGCGTGTGCTGGTCGAGGCGGTGCGCGAGCTTTCGCCGGCATATCACCGCTAG
- a CDS encoding cbb3-type cytochrome c oxidase subunit I, translating to MSVNIKEWIFTTDHKRVGILYLIGSIAAFAVAGIAALLMRIELTTLGPTITADPTTYNVWLYTHGAVMILGFQIPALTGFFANYCIPLMIGAKDVAFPRINALSVWLFYLGVILALFTFLVPDPPDIMWTAYPPYSTITTGNTALYTFTVLVLGFASILGGVNFLTTVAFMRAPGLKWSNLNIFVWCTLGAFVLQLIFVPVLGSAVTLITFDKYLGTHFFDPSQGGDVLIYQNLFWFYSHPAVYVIFLPYIGVVFEIVATFAKNRVFNHKVAIWGGVVGVVLVSGEVWVHHLYVSGMADWLRIGQMITTLMISVPVGLLVISLAGTLYKGAITFETPMLYALGVLFLFLIGGLTGIPLAVTSLTVHLSETYYVVGHFHYVMAVAGTFAIFGGVFYWFPKITGRMYNEFWGKLGFWTTFIGVNMVFWIMMDVGVRYGMPRRYYDYSQFPQVEPAQHWMTVGAAILGLGFVISVLNWLVSAAKGPKASDNPWGSKSLEWTTVSPPPHGNWPKPPTVTEDWTPYSYERH from the coding sequence GTGAGCGTCAACATCAAGGAATGGATCTTCACGACCGACCACAAGCGGGTCGGCATCCTGTACCTGATCGGGTCGATCGCCGCGTTTGCCGTGGCCGGTATCGCAGCGCTGCTGATGCGCATCGAACTCACGACGCTCGGTCCAACCATCACGGCGGATCCTACGACCTACAACGTGTGGCTCTACACGCACGGGGCCGTGATGATCCTCGGTTTCCAGATCCCGGCACTGACCGGCTTCTTCGCCAACTACTGCATCCCGCTGATGATCGGTGCGAAGGACGTGGCCTTCCCGCGGATCAATGCGCTTTCGGTCTGGCTGTTCTACCTGGGCGTGATCCTCGCTCTCTTCACTTTCCTGGTGCCGGACCCGCCGGACATCATGTGGACCGCTTATCCGCCCTACTCGACGATCACAACCGGAAACACGGCGCTCTATACCTTCACCGTGCTGGTGCTGGGCTTCGCCTCGATACTGGGCGGCGTGAACTTTCTCACCACGGTGGCTTTCATGCGCGCCCCCGGTCTGAAGTGGAGCAACCTGAACATCTTCGTCTGGTGTACGCTCGGTGCCTTCGTGCTGCAGCTCATCTTCGTGCCGGTTCTGGGGTCGGCCGTCACGCTGATCACCTTCGACAAGTACCTTGGCACGCACTTCTTCGATCCCTCGCAGGGCGGTGATGTCCTGATCTACCAGAACCTGTTCTGGTTTTATTCGCACCCGGCGGTATACGTGATCTTCCTGCCCTACATCGGCGTGGTGTTCGAGATTGTTGCGACCTTCGCGAAGAACCGCGTGTTCAACCACAAGGTCGCGATCTGGGGCGGTGTCGTCGGCGTCGTGCTCGTCTCGGGCGAGGTCTGGGTCCACCACCTGTACGTCTCGGGCATGGCCGACTGGCTTCGCATCGGCCAGATGATCACCACCCTCATGATCTCGGTCCCGGTCGGTCTGCTCGTGATCAGTCTGGCGGGTACCCTCTACAAGGGCGCCATTACCTTCGAGACGCCGATGCTCTACGCACTGGGGGTGCTGTTCCTGTTCCTCATCGGCGGCCTGACGGGGATTCCGCTGGCGGTCACATCGCTGACGGTGCACCTGTCGGAGACGTACTACGTGGTCGGCCATTTCCACTACGTGATGGCGGTGGCCGGCACGTTCGCGATTTTCGGCGGCGTGTTCTACTGGTTTCCCAAGATCACCGGGCGTATGTACAACGAGTTCTGGGGCAAACTCGGTTTCTGGACCACGTTCATCGGCGTGAACATGGTCTTCTGGATCATGATGGACGTTGGCGTCCGGTATGGCATGCCACGCCGCTATTACGACTATTCGCAATTTCCGCAGGTTGAGCCGGCGCAGCACTGGATGACCGTCGGCGCGGCGATCCTCGGTCTCGGTTTCGTGATCTCGGTCCTCAACTGGCTCGTCAGTGCAGCAAAGGGCCCGAAGGCATCCGACAATCCCTGGGGGTCGAAGTCCCTCGAGTGGACCACGGTTTCACCGCCCCCGCACGGCAACTGGCCCAAGCCGCCCACGGTGACGGAGGACTGGACGCCGTATTCGTACGAACGGCATTGA
- a CDS encoding SCO family protein — translation MFVASGNPVGVGARGSGPQRRLVVAGLVVAIGGAVLVRSALRRRETSSPAGPQATVLSATVVDDTHPVPEFRLSGTQGDVTRQTLEGQWTFVFFGYTYCPDVCPTTLGVMKKVRSGLNRDEQPRVLFVSVDPARDSLDLLKDYVSAFDPTFIAATGSDEALAPLLKHFGAMFQRNNGSADQGHYTVDHTAAIFLVDPQARLKAVFSPPFMPQTMLADLRRLTRRDVSDRATGPGRVGN, via the coding sequence ATGTTCGTGGCGAGCGGGAACCCCGTTGGCGTCGGCGCACGCGGCTCCGGTCCGCAGCGGCGCCTGGTGGTCGCGGGGCTCGTCGTCGCGATCGGCGGGGCGGTACTCGTGCGCAGTGCACTGCGTCGCCGCGAGACATCCAGTCCAGCGGGTCCGCAGGCAACGGTGCTTTCCGCGACGGTCGTCGACGACACCCATCCCGTGCCCGAGTTTCGCCTGAGCGGAACGCAGGGCGACGTCACGCGACAGACGCTCGAGGGGCAATGGACATTCGTTTTTTTTGGTTATACGTATTGCCCTGACGTATGTCCGACGACGCTGGGAGTGATGAAAAAGGTTCGTTCCGGGTTGAATCGGGACGAGCAGCCGCGGGTGCTGTTCGTCTCGGTGGACCCGGCACGGGACTCCCTCGATCTGCTGAAGGACTACGTGTCCGCGTTCGATCCGACATTCATCGCAGCCACTGGCTCCGACGAGGCGCTGGCACCGTTGCTGAAGCACTTCGGCGCGATGTTCCAGCGCAACAATGGATCCGCGGACCAGGGCCATTACACGGTCGATCACACGGCGGCGATCTTCCTGGTCGATCCGCAGGCCAGGCTGAAGGCAGTCTTTTCCCCGCCGTTCATGCCGCAGACCATGCTCGCCGACTTGCGTCGGTTGACGCGCCGGGACGTGTCCGATCGTGCGACCGGGCCGGGCCGGGTGGGGAATTAG
- a CDS encoding AAA family ATPase, translating to MEDADWYLHYGLDRDPFAEGGVQGLFYPGGGRQEIVEQLQHLARFGDSVLLVAGAAGAGKSATLAHFVAQCGADTRCAVVETALLDGPEQLLRRVLAGFGLPMVADPDLAHGLQRLASFCEQCRGEGVLCWLVFDDAQHLHADALALLAPLLAQTSGRLRLILFAEESWSTTLRAALPATVMVHLIELAPLERDESHAYLHYRLKTAGLESEPPFNAAELEDIHRLSGGMPGRIDALARQLLIDELEVEQRPLASLPLWHLGVVVVTLLLLGGLYVWNLFGKDDAMAEQSRSGGVREITTDAAATVRGDAPPIADVGVKQEAAAQVAAPESAEPAGADVAASRTSAPAPVPAPEPEPEPGPEPESAPTAPVGAPPQAGAGAPRTAVAPAVVAAPPAAASADTDEEYLLSLDGSHYLLQLMAADDLQKLQRFAARQSLPLRRYSKLSQGRRWYALVHGDYPDQVSAQRAAREITAQLGGQAPWVRRVDAVQREIRAGRSR from the coding sequence ATGGAAGACGCCGACTGGTACCTGCACTACGGACTCGACCGGGATCCTTTTGCCGAGGGCGGCGTGCAGGGGCTTTTCTACCCCGGCGGCGGTCGCCAGGAAATCGTTGAACAATTGCAGCACCTTGCGCGTTTTGGTGACAGCGTGCTGCTGGTCGCCGGTGCTGCCGGAGCGGGCAAGTCAGCCACGTTGGCGCATTTTGTTGCGCAGTGCGGCGCCGACACACGCTGCGCGGTGGTCGAGACGGCGCTGCTCGACGGTCCCGAGCAGTTGCTGCGCCGCGTGCTCGCCGGCTTCGGCCTGCCCATGGTCGCGGACCCGGACCTTGCGCACGGCCTGCAGCGCCTTGCGTCGTTCTGCGAACAGTGTCGCGGCGAGGGTGTGCTGTGCTGGCTGGTGTTCGACGACGCGCAGCACCTGCATGCGGATGCGCTGGCGCTGCTGGCACCACTGCTCGCGCAGACTTCGGGGCGCCTGCGCCTGATCCTTTTCGCCGAAGAGTCGTGGTCGACGACGTTGCGTGCCGCGCTGCCGGCCACGGTCATGGTTCACCTGATCGAACTCGCGCCGCTCGAGCGTGACGAATCCCACGCCTACCTGCACTACCGTCTGAAGACCGCGGGTCTGGAGTCCGAGCCACCGTTCAACGCCGCCGAGCTCGAGGATATCCATCGTCTGTCGGGCGGAATGCCGGGGCGCATCGATGCACTGGCGCGCCAGCTGCTGATCGACGAACTCGAAGTCGAGCAGCGACCGCTGGCGTCGCTGCCGCTGTGGCATCTGGGCGTGGTCGTGGTCACGCTGCTGCTTCTCGGCGGACTCTATGTCTGGAACCTGTTCGGCAAGGACGACGCGATGGCGGAACAATCGCGCAGCGGGGGTGTCCGCGAAATCACGACCGATGCAGCAGCGACCGTACGCGGGGACGCGCCCCCGATTGCAGATGTCGGTGTGAAGCAGGAGGCTGCGGCGCAGGTCGCTGCGCCGGAGTCTGCAGAGCCTGCCGGCGCCGACGTGGCGGCGTCACGGACGTCGGCACCGGCGCCAGTACCCGCTCCAGAGCCAGAACCGGAGCCAGGGCCAGAGCCGGAATCAGCGCCAACTGCACCCGTCGGCGCACCACCGCAGGCGGGTGCCGGCGCACCGCGAACGGCAGTCGCACCGGCGGTGGTCGCTGCGCCACCCGCGGCAGCGTCTGCGGACACAGACGAAGAGTACCTGCTGTCGCTCGACGGTTCGCATTACCTGCTGCAGCTCATGGCCGCCGACGATCTGCAGAAGCTGCAGCGTTTCGCAGCGCGCCAGTCGTTGCCGCTGCGCCGCTACAGCAAGCTGAGCCAGGGTCGCCGCTGGTACGCATTGGTGCATGGCGATTATCCGGACCAAGTGAGCGCGCAGCGTGCCGCCCGCGAAATCACGGCGCAGCTCGGCGGCCAGGCGCCCTGGGTGCGTCGAGTCGATGCCGTGCAGCGCGAGATTCGTGCCGGGCGTTCGCGTTGA
- a CDS encoding acyltransferase, with protein MRRDHRPYRVKRVYLVFRAWYAEHFLRPCFDSLGDGGTYMKPWFVHVAGPNVSLGHCATLIGEVDRRVRIAVWGRGPGKGRIRIGDYALITPGVRISASDSIEIGDNCMIASGAYITDSDWHGIYDRIERNPEPAPIRIGNNVWIGDGATVLKGVTIGDNSIVGAGAVVARDVPANVVVAGNPARVVRQLDPGGPFVTRADFYADPASYVAESDRLDREFLAGNTLFGWLRALLFPNRND; from the coding sequence ATGCGCCGGGATCACAGGCCTTATCGGGTGAAGCGCGTTTATCTGGTCTTTCGCGCCTGGTACGCCGAACATTTTCTGCGACCTTGTTTCGATTCTCTCGGCGACGGTGGTACCTACATGAAGCCATGGTTCGTGCACGTCGCGGGCCCGAACGTCTCGCTCGGTCACTGCGCAACGCTGATCGGTGAGGTCGACCGGCGCGTGCGCATCGCGGTGTGGGGGCGTGGTCCCGGGAAGGGTCGGATCCGCATCGGCGACTACGCACTGATCACGCCAGGCGTGCGCATCAGCGCGAGTGATTCGATCGAGATCGGTGACAATTGCATGATCGCCAGCGGTGCCTACATCACCGATTCCGACTGGCACGGCATCTACGATCGCATCGAGCGCAATCCGGAACCCGCACCGATACGCATCGGCAACAATGTGTGGATCGGCGACGGCGCCACGGTGCTGAAAGGGGTGACGATCGGTGACAACAGCATCGTCGGTGCCGGTGCGGTGGTCGCGCGCGACGTGCCTGCCAACGTGGTGGTCGCAGGCAACCCGGCGCGAGTGGTAAGGCAACTCGATCCGGGCGGACCGTTCGTGACACGGGCCGACTTCTATGCGGATCCGGCTTCGTACGTTGCCGAATCCGATCGGCTGGACCGTGAATTTCTTGCCGGCAACACCCTGTTCGGCTGGCTGCGCGCGCTGCTGTTCCCGAATCGCAACGACTGA
- a CDS encoding cytochrome c4 encodes MRFLVAAGITVAVAISGTSPVLAAGNVEAGRTKAAACMACHGPDGNSLVAAWPKLAGQLPLYIEKQLHDFKTGRRKNDQMSPMAQPLSDQDIEDLAAFFSAQPVSQGASANQDRLAAGKKLYFEGKGRPEVVPACTGCHGPAGGGKADWAATMTLPPTTLAPAIGSQHAAYVAAQLQAYRTKTRDNDLAHVMRDVAGRLTDDDISAVAEYVATLSR; translated from the coding sequence ATGCGTTTTCTGGTTGCAGCGGGGATAACTGTTGCGGTCGCGATATCCGGGACATCGCCCGTCCTTGCCGCAGGAAATGTGGAAGCGGGCAGGACCAAGGCGGCGGCGTGCATGGCTTGTCATGGACCCGATGGCAACAGCCTGGTCGCGGCCTGGCCGAAGCTTGCCGGTCAGTTGCCGCTGTACATCGAGAAGCAGTTGCACGACTTCAAGACGGGGCGGCGCAAGAACGATCAGATGAGTCCGATGGCGCAGCCCCTCAGCGACCAGGACATCGAAGACCTGGCGGCGTTTTTCTCCGCGCAGCCGGTCTCGCAGGGTGCGAGTGCGAACCAGGACCGTCTCGCGGCAGGCAAGAAGCTCTACTTCGAGGGCAAGGGACGCCCCGAGGTGGTTCCCGCCTGCACCGGTTGCCATGGCCCCGCGGGTGGCGGTAAAGCGGACTGGGCTGCCACCATGACACTGCCACCGACTACGCTGGCACCTGCGATCGGCTCGCAACACGCGGCTTACGTTGCGGCGCAACTGCAGGCCTATCGCACGAAAACACGCGACAACGACCTGGCGCACGTGATGCGCGATGTTGCAGGGCGGCTAACGGACGACGACATCAGCGCAGTCGCCGAATACGTGGCCACGCTGAGCCGGTAG
- the cysE gene encoding serine O-acetyltransferase produces the protein MPVPPVAASSEPDHVWHSIRAAAAREARDEPVLASFLHATILNHDRLEAALSFHLAQKLGNPAAPALLVREVIEQAFASDPSIGHAIRCDLRAVQQRDSACPDHAVAFLFFKGFHALESYRVAHWLWCAGRRALALFLQHRISCEFGVDIHPAARIGCGILLDHATGVVIGETAVVGDDVSIMQAVTLGGTGKVGGDRHPKVGSGVLIGPGAGILGNIRIGDGAQVCAGSVVLTEVPAHTTVAGVPAKVVGRPCSEQPALEMNQALAGNPTQP, from the coding sequence ATGCCCGTACCGCCCGTAGCCGCCTCCAGCGAACCAGATCATGTCTGGCACTCGATCCGTGCAGCGGCAGCGCGCGAGGCTCGTGACGAACCGGTGCTCGCCAGCTTCCTGCATGCGACGATCCTCAATCACGACAGGCTGGAGGCCGCACTCAGCTTCCACCTCGCGCAGAAACTCGGGAACCCGGCTGCCCCCGCGCTGCTGGTACGCGAAGTGATCGAACAGGCGTTTGCGAGCGACCCGTCCATAGGACACGCGATCCGCTGCGACCTGCGTGCCGTGCAGCAGCGCGACTCGGCGTGTCCGGATCACGCGGTCGCATTCCTTTTCTTCAAGGGATTCCACGCGCTCGAGTCGTACCGCGTCGCGCACTGGCTGTGGTGCGCCGGGCGCCGTGCGCTGGCGCTGTTCCTGCAGCACCGCATTTCCTGCGAGTTCGGAGTCGACATCCACCCGGCGGCCCGCATCGGTTGCGGCATCCTGCTCGACCACGCGACCGGCGTCGTGATCGGCGAAACCGCCGTGGTCGGCGATGACGTCTCGATCATGCAGGCGGTCACGCTCGGCGGCACCGGCAAGGTCGGCGGCGACCGTCACCCCAAGGTCGGTTCGGGCGTGCTGATCGGCCCCGGCGCGGGGATCCTCGGCAACATCCGCATCGGCGACGGCGCCCAGGTGTGCGCGGGCAGCGTGGTGCTCACCGAAGTGCCGGCGCACACCACCGTGGCCGGGGTTCCGGCGAAGGTGGTCGGCCGCCCCTGCAGCGAGCAACCGGCGCTCGAAATGAACCAGGCACTGGCCGGCAACCCCACACAGCCGTAA
- a CDS encoding SCO family protein — protein sequence MRLPTALLTLLLAGFAHAVGTPPEANVRTSIDPAIMKIDETRFLGQPLARETALLGEDGKRFFLGDMLGKPLILVLSYYGCDGSCPTVNQNLAGALAQLERFQSGSHYRVLTVSFDPKDTDLAARQFADTMRELSPSLRAGWRFAVLDDAAPDAQQRFAGTIGFRYFWSRIDKTFLHPNVLVFLTPEGRVARYIYGTQLDARTIELALIDADWGRISGSASAMFDMITGACFSYNYSEGRYQPNYALLAGLGSLLFGLGLMGAGLLGYRRKLARRPANAI from the coding sequence ATGCGCCTTCCGACTGCGTTGCTCACCCTCCTGCTGGCGGGGTTTGCCCACGCGGTCGGGACACCGCCCGAAGCCAACGTCCGCACCAGCATCGATCCCGCGATCATGAAGATCGATGAAACACGCTTTCTCGGTCAGCCGCTGGCGCGTGAAACCGCACTGCTGGGCGAGGACGGCAAGCGGTTCTTTCTGGGCGATATGCTGGGCAAGCCCCTGATTCTGGTTCTGTCCTACTACGGCTGCGACGGTTCGTGTCCGACCGTGAACCAGAACCTCGCCGGGGCGCTCGCGCAGCTCGAGCGCTTTCAATCGGGCAGCCACTACCGGGTTCTCACCGTCTCCTTCGACCCGAAGGACACCGACCTCGCGGCACGGCAGTTCGCGGACACCATGAGGGAACTCAGCCCTTCGTTACGGGCAGGGTGGCGATTCGCGGTCCTGGACGATGCGGCGCCCGACGCACAGCAGCGATTTGCCGGCACCATCGGATTCCGGTACTTCTGGTCGCGTATCGACAAGACGTTTCTGCACCCCAACGTACTGGTGTTCCTGACCCCCGAGGGACGCGTGGCGCGCTACATCTACGGCACGCAACTGGATGCCAGGACCATCGAGCTCGCCCTGATCGATGCGGACTGGGGGCGTATCAGCGGATCCGCCTCCGCCATGTTCGACATGATTACGGGGGCATGCTTCAGCTACAACTACTCCGAGGGTCGCTATCAGCCCAACTACGCACTGCTCGCGGGACTCGGGTCCCTGCTGTTCGGGCTTGGTCTGATGGGCGCAGGATTGCTCGGATACCGCAGAAAACTTGCCAGGAGACCTGCGAATGCGATCTGA